A genome region from candidate division WOR-3 bacterium includes the following:
- a CDS encoding DUF374 domain-containing protein gives MKIKDNIFLGIGHFLGYYLILLWGKTLSILKVNVDETLTEQSNYPAIYLLWHRDLLVPAYFFRKRGYNVLIGKHRDAEYISRIALKLGYRTLRGSATRGTTSAQRDIVRSLERKELVVITPDGPKGPPLVIKEGVLSAAFKTGAPLIPVILSYKKFHSFRSWDRFRLAFPFSKVCILLGKPIFMGKQKSNLRSIKPLIEKEIIDLEKTARRYLCSA, from the coding sequence ATGAAAATAAAAGATAATATTTTCCTCGGTATAGGCCATTTCCTTGGTTACTATTTGATACTTTTGTGGGGGAAGACCCTGTCAATTTTGAAAGTAAACGTCGATGAGACTTTGACCGAGCAATCTAACTATCCTGCTATTTATCTTCTCTGGCACAGAGATCTTCTCGTACCCGCTTATTTTTTTAGAAAAAGAGGTTATAATGTTCTAATAGGAAAGCACAGAGACGCAGAGTATATTTCGAGGATAGCCCTAAAACTGGGGTACAGAACACTGAGAGGGTCTGCAACAAGAGGAACTACATCAGCCCAGAGAGACATTGTCAGGTCTCTTGAAAGGAAAGAGCTTGTCGTTATAACCCCAGACGGTCCTAAAGGGCCGCCGCTGGTAATCAAAGAGGGAGTTCTTTCCGCCGCTTTTAAAACAGGAGCTCCCTTGATTCCGGTAATTCTATCCTACAAAAAATTCCACTCTTTTAGATCATGGGACAGGTTTCGCCTCGCCTTTCCTTTCAGCAAAGTCTGTATTCTCCTCGGAAAACCTATCTTTATGGGGAAACAAAAATCGAACCTGAGAAGCATCAAACCACTAATAGAAAAAGAAATCATAGATCTTGAAAAAACCGCGCGGAGATATCTTTGCTCAGCTTGA
- the lpxK gene encoding tetraacyldisaccharide 4'-kinase, translating into MLRHLFAPMTIPYFALYSLDRSIKSAKKTKFSRKTIGVGNLEMGGTGKTQFVEYILSLLKKKEIKAAVLARGYGGSHRGLVLPGNRQAGDEVRMLARKFPCFPVLSDKNRKRGFLDLIALYPDIEVVILDDAFQQYGIEKDLDLLLLDWACPKGGGLIPLGNSREPLISSKRADLIVFTRAKSPVLPMDFSKINGTQNIPALFCDFKADKAEKDGVEFPRDTKFFFVSSIARPKSLMLNLIEQGFNIQEHIFFRDHHVFSAKEVEKIMTLSKALNCHEILCTEKDAVKLPFSTVVVRSKIQWLGNSAQVFEKKIEELLQ; encoded by the coding sequence ATGTTGAGACATCTCTTCGCGCCGATGACAATTCCATATTTCGCTCTATACAGCTTAGACAGATCAATAAAATCAGCCAAGAAGACAAAATTTTCAAGAAAAACCATAGGGGTAGGAAACTTAGAGATGGGCGGAACAGGCAAAACGCAGTTTGTGGAATATATTTTGTCCCTTTTAAAAAAAAAGGAAATCAAAGCCGCGGTTCTCGCAAGAGGCTACGGTGGCTCGCACAGAGGCCTGGTTCTGCCGGGAAACAGACAAGCGGGGGACGAAGTCAGAATGCTCGCGAGAAAATTTCCTTGTTTTCCTGTGTTGTCCGATAAAAACCGTAAAAGGGGTTTTTTGGATCTGATAGCTCTCTACCCGGATATTGAAGTCGTAATCCTCGACGACGCGTTTCAACAATACGGAATAGAAAAAGACCTCGATTTATTGCTTCTGGACTGGGCCTGCCCCAAAGGAGGAGGTCTTATACCACTCGGAAACTCAAGAGAACCTTTGATCTCTTCAAAAAGAGCAGACCTAATAGTATTCACAAGGGCAAAAAGCCCGGTTCTTCCCATGGATTTTTCAAAAATCAACGGGACCCAAAACATTCCTGCTCTTTTTTGCGATTTTAAAGCTGACAAAGCCGAAAAGGACGGCGTGGAGTTTCCTCGCGACACCAAGTTTTTCTTCGTAAGTTCAATCGCAAGACCAAAATCCCTCATGCTAAACCTGATAGAGCAGGGGTTCAACATTCAAGAACACATATTCTTCAGAGACCACCATGTTTTTTCAGCAAAAGAAGTTGAAAAGATAATGACTTTATCGAAAGCTTTAAATTGCCATGAGATCCTCTGCACTGAAAAGGACGCAGTAAAACTTCCGTTTTCCACGGTTGTAGTCAGATCAAAAATCCAGTGGCTCGGAAATTCAGCCCAGGTCTTTGAAAAGAAAATAGAGGAATTGCTACAATGA
- a CDS encoding nucleoside kinase: MNKKTGISIKKGQIPFQVFKSSGEDVENMIACRLNGYTTDPMLPVKEGGLLVPVDFSDPDWLRIYRNSLTFLLYRAVNEIFGNSRVVVNHSISSGYYYEIVSSVLPRTDEITSIEKRMKKTVENDEEICREWMTREKAVKLFKKENREDTAGLLERYEQKDVIVYKSGPVVDFYTSPLVPKTGLLKHFEVKPYPPGLVIQFPSFFNPKKLGQWKEQKKLFKIYHEQRRWNQILGITNVKELNESISEERGGEIIRVAEALHEKKLSAIADTVFQDRQKRVILISGPSSSGKTTFSRRLTIALKVNGLRSITLSLDNYFIDRDKTPLDEKGQPDYESPKTIEADLFQEQLFNLLNGKTVKIPKFDFNTGKKKVNSREAYLEPGHPIIVEGIHALNEDLTYMLDPEIKLKLYVSPLTQVNIDDHNRVTTSDYRILRRIVRDSQFRGYSPTDTINRWHSISRGESRWIYPYQETADIMFNTSLIYEIPVLKRKAVQMLKTVKEDDPAYKEAVRLISFLEYYLEMDSAEVPFTSVLREFIGGSVFKY, encoded by the coding sequence ATGAACAAAAAAACGGGCATTTCTATAAAAAAAGGGCAAATCCCCTTTCAAGTTTTCAAATCTTCGGGTGAAGATGTCGAAAACATGATAGCCTGCCGCCTAAACGGATACACAACTGACCCAATGCTGCCTGTGAAAGAGGGAGGGCTACTTGTCCCTGTTGACTTCTCTGATCCAGACTGGTTGAGAATTTACAGAAACTCACTTACTTTCCTGCTATACAGGGCTGTGAATGAAATTTTTGGCAACTCCAGGGTCGTAGTCAACCATTCGATATCCTCGGGCTACTACTACGAAATAGTGTCTTCAGTTCTCCCGAGAACAGACGAAATCACTTCCATAGAGAAAAGGATGAAAAAAACCGTCGAAAACGACGAAGAAATATGCAGAGAGTGGATGACCAGGGAAAAAGCCGTTAAACTATTCAAGAAAGAAAACAGAGAAGACACTGCAGGGCTTCTCGAGAGATACGAACAAAAAGATGTCATAGTTTACAAATCGGGGCCTGTCGTTGACTTCTATACTTCCCCTCTCGTCCCGAAAACAGGCCTTTTGAAACACTTCGAGGTCAAGCCTTACCCTCCGGGCCTCGTCATCCAATTCCCATCTTTTTTCAACCCTAAAAAACTCGGGCAGTGGAAAGAACAAAAAAAGCTGTTCAAAATATACCACGAGCAGAGAAGATGGAACCAAATTCTCGGTATTACGAATGTAAAAGAACTCAACGAATCTATATCCGAAGAAAGGGGTGGAGAGATCATAAGAGTTGCCGAGGCTCTTCATGAGAAAAAACTCTCCGCGATAGCGGACACTGTCTTTCAAGACAGACAAAAGAGGGTTATTTTGATCTCCGGACCGAGTTCATCAGGAAAGACAACATTCTCGAGAAGGCTTACGATAGCGCTAAAAGTAAACGGGCTAAGGTCAATAACTCTCTCTCTCGACAATTATTTTATCGACAGGGACAAGACTCCCCTCGACGAAAAAGGACAACCCGATTACGAATCCCCCAAGACCATAGAAGCAGATCTGTTTCAAGAACAGCTTTTCAACCTTTTAAACGGCAAAACAGTAAAAATTCCAAAATTCGATTTCAACACGGGGAAAAAAAAGGTGAATTCGAGAGAAGCATACCTTGAACCTGGACATCCAATAATCGTTGAGGGAATACACGCTTTAAACGAAGACCTCACATACATGCTCGACCCCGAAATCAAGCTGAAACTGTACGTCAGCCCCTTGACACAGGTGAACATAGACGACCACAACAGAGTGACAACCTCGGATTACCGGATTTTGAGAAGAATAGTCCGGGACAGCCAATTCAGAGGATACAGCCCGACTGACACCATAAACAGATGGCACAGCATTTCGCGCGGAGAGAGCAGGTGGATTTACCCCTACCAGGAGACCGCTGATATAATGTTCAACACCTCTTTGATATATGAGATACCTGTTTTGAAGAGAAAAGCGGTACAAATGCTGAAAACCGTCAAAGAAGACGACCCCGCCTACAAAGAAGCTGTCCGCCTTATCTCGTTTCTCGAATACTATCTGGAAATGGATTCTGCGGAAGTTCCCTTCACTTCAGTGCTCAGAGAATTTATAGGTGGAAGCGTTTTCAAATACTGA
- the lpxB gene encoding lipid-A-disaccharide synthase: protein MRKILIITGELSGDLHASEFIKESLLLDENIDFFAIGGKNLEKAGAKIILPYDSLTAMGFVSPLLNLFHYRRIFNRIRRWMRDEKPDAVVLVDFPGFNLHVAMLAHQLKIPVVYYILPQVWAWGTWRIRQIKKYVDLALVILPFVPDFFSQYGVKSLYVGHPVLDIVLKGESKTGNNTESKEVTVGLFPGSRKSEIKRHLSLMVETAKILQSDHKEIKFLVACCDDKISESTETPDYITFVREDPYGVMKRSKLMIVASGTVTLEGAYFEKPMIVIYKTEPLTYMIAKILAKVPYISLVNITGNEKILPEFIQKDAIPKNISRCAAKLVYDETERNRIIDKIKTVKGKLGPPGASKRAALNFLRYLNENKR from the coding sequence ATGCGCAAAATTCTGATAATAACGGGTGAGCTCTCCGGAGACTTACACGCTTCTGAATTCATCAAAGAATCTCTTCTGCTTGATGAAAACATTGATTTTTTCGCCATAGGGGGAAAAAATTTAGAGAAGGCAGGAGCAAAGATAATTCTGCCCTACGACTCTCTTACCGCGATGGGCTTTGTGTCGCCTTTACTAAACCTTTTTCACTACAGGAGGATTTTTAACAGAATTCGCAGATGGATGAGGGACGAGAAACCTGACGCGGTCGTCCTTGTTGATTTTCCCGGATTCAACCTTCATGTCGCGATGCTGGCGCATCAACTCAAAATACCGGTTGTCTACTATATTTTGCCCCAAGTATGGGCATGGGGGACATGGCGCATAAGACAGATAAAAAAATACGTCGATCTCGCTCTTGTAATACTGCCGTTTGTCCCGGATTTTTTCTCTCAATACGGAGTCAAATCTCTATATGTAGGCCATCCAGTCCTCGACATCGTCTTAAAAGGCGAAAGTAAAACTGGCAATAATACAGAATCAAAAGAAGTGACAGTCGGACTTTTTCCCGGATCGAGAAAATCGGAAATAAAGAGACACTTGTCTTTGATGGTTGAGACCGCAAAGATACTGCAATCAGATCACAAAGAAATTAAGTTCCTCGTCGCCTGTTGCGACGACAAAATATCCGAGAGCACTGAAACGCCTGACTATATTACTTTTGTTAGAGAAGATCCCTACGGAGTGATGAAGAGGTCAAAACTAATGATTGTTGCCTCAGGAACCGTGACTCTCGAAGGAGCTTATTTTGAAAAACCCATGATCGTCATTTACAAAACAGAACCCTTGACTTACATGATAGCAAAAATTCTCGCTAAAGTTCCTTACATAAGCCTTGTCAACATAACAGGGAATGAAAAGATACTGCCGGAGTTCATACAAAAAGACGCCATCCCCAAAAACATCTCCCGGTGCGCAGCAAAACTTGTTTATGACGAAACCGAAAGAAACAGGATAATAGATAAAATAAAAACAGTTAAAGGAAAACTCGGTCCCCCCGGAGCATCCAAAAGAGCCGCCCTTAATTTCCTGAGATACTTAAATGAAAATAAAAGATAA
- a CDS encoding Gfo/Idh/MocA family oxidoreductase, producing MKSIRAGVIGVGHLGRHHARIYNQLNCLEGVYDLNTDRMNEIANEFSCKPYPDMDELIRKVDILSLATTASTHYSIGMKILGQKKHLLVEKPLSVLTSHAKEMVEAAHANGVVLQVGYSERFNPAFLYVKEMIKNPFFIESHRIGFPSERGLDVAVVFDLMIHDIDIVLQYIKSPIKEISATGAPIFSREIDIANARIEFENGAISNLMVSRAAQKAKRKIRFFQMDAYISVDLQERAVELYRRSLENGKYSISMDKSDQKEGEPLMFEIESFLKSVRGETKPEVSGEDGMKSLEVAWKIIQKIKERYSKIIGPYAQNSDNNG from the coding sequence ATGAAAAGTATTAGGGCTGGCGTAATCGGGGTCGGACATCTCGGTCGACACCACGCGAGAATATACAATCAACTCAATTGCCTTGAAGGCGTTTATGATCTTAACACGGACAGAATGAATGAAATAGCGAATGAGTTTTCCTGCAAACCATATCCTGACATGGATGAACTCATTAGAAAAGTCGACATTCTTTCTCTCGCCACGACAGCTTCAACTCACTATTCCATTGGAATGAAAATACTCGGCCAAAAAAAGCACCTGCTCGTTGAAAAACCATTATCCGTTTTGACGTCTCACGCGAAAGAGATGGTTGAAGCCGCTCATGCCAATGGAGTAGTACTGCAAGTAGGGTATTCCGAAAGGTTCAACCCGGCATTTCTTTACGTAAAAGAAATGATTAAAAACCCTTTTTTCATTGAAAGTCACAGAATCGGTTTTCCTTCCGAGAGGGGACTCGACGTGGCAGTTGTTTTCGACCTCATGATACACGACATTGACATCGTGCTTCAATACATAAAAAGCCCCATAAAAGAAATATCAGCGACGGGAGCTCCAATTTTCTCAAGAGAAATCGACATTGCCAACGCGAGGATAGAGTTTGAAAACGGTGCAATATCGAATTTGATGGTCAGCAGAGCGGCTCAAAAAGCCAAGCGGAAAATCCGCTTTTTCCAAATGGACGCGTACATATCTGTCGACCTTCAGGAAAGGGCAGTCGAGTTATACAGAAGATCCCTTGAGAACGGAAAATACAGCATATCAATGGACAAATCCGATCAAAAAGAAGGAGAGCCTCTCATGTTCGAAATCGAATCGTTTCTTAAATCCGTCAGAGGAGAAACAAAACCTGAAGTCAGCGGGGAAGACGGCATGAAATCACTCGAGGTCGCCTGGAAAATAATCCAAAAGATCAAAGAGAGATACTCGAAAATTATAGGGCCCTATGCGCAAAATTCTGATAATAACGGGTGA
- a CDS encoding glycosyltransferase — protein MLSLIIYNLLLAVFFPFIAIVIFAKVLQTRHEWMERWGFMPKFRKRFVIWIHGSSVGEINSLRQIYTDLSAKHPRYRFLVTSYTRTGLLRAEEIMKGKNVKTAFFPFDFPLSIINAINRVRPSCILFTETEIWPNFLFLCRLKRIPVFLLSARISDKTYPRYKAFRRFLKRVLSSYTYVFAQDELNAKRFEQIGVPPDKILKTGSLKALYQKQSPPPLPLGKDTILWTAGPVREDEFQSIIEVYSRIKTRFPSLALLIAPRYLDLTSEIIKFSREKGIEARLRSKSTRIDAGLTVLDSLGELPRFYTEAKIAFVGGSLVNSGGHNPLEAAFQGVPVLMGPYYQNVEETMKKLAEAKGAWIIQDAKELEKALEKILTNEEMRMTASKNIRQAALSMLISKEEIYESIEKMIPGFSC, from the coding sequence TTGCTCAGCTTGATTATTTACAACCTCCTCCTCGCTGTTTTTTTTCCGTTCATAGCGATAGTTATATTCGCCAAGGTACTCCAGACAAGACACGAGTGGATGGAGAGATGGGGATTCATGCCGAAATTCAGAAAGAGGTTCGTGATTTGGATACACGGCTCTTCTGTCGGGGAAATAAACTCCTTAAGGCAGATCTACACCGACCTCAGCGCCAAACACCCCCGTTACAGATTTTTAGTCACTTCATACACTAGAACAGGCCTACTGAGGGCGGAAGAAATCATGAAGGGCAAAAACGTAAAGACCGCTTTTTTCCCGTTCGACTTTCCCTTGAGCATCATCAACGCCATAAACAGAGTAAGACCTTCGTGCATACTATTCACCGAAACGGAGATATGGCCGAACTTTCTGTTTTTGTGCAGATTGAAGCGGATACCTGTCTTTCTTTTAAGCGCGAGAATTTCAGACAAGACCTACCCCAGATACAAAGCTTTCAGGAGATTCTTAAAAAGAGTTCTGTCTTCCTACACCTATGTTTTCGCACAGGACGAACTGAACGCGAAAAGGTTCGAGCAAATCGGCGTACCCCCGGACAAAATACTTAAAACTGGTTCTCTAAAAGCGCTTTACCAAAAACAGTCACCTCCACCTCTTCCCCTGGGCAAAGACACCATATTGTGGACGGCAGGACCGGTTAGAGAAGATGAATTCCAAAGCATAATTGAAGTTTATTCGCGGATTAAAACCAGATTTCCGTCTCTCGCTCTTCTTATCGCCCCGAGATACCTCGATTTGACCTCTGAAATCATAAAGTTCTCTCGCGAGAAAGGCATTGAGGCGCGCTTGAGATCCAAATCTACAAGAATTGACGCCGGTTTGACTGTCCTCGATAGTTTAGGCGAACTGCCGAGATTCTACACCGAGGCAAAAATCGCTTTTGTCGGCGGATCCCTCGTGAATTCAGGAGGGCATAATCCTCTCGAAGCCGCTTTCCAGGGTGTTCCAGTCCTTATGGGACCTTACTACCAAAACGTCGAGGAGACGATGAAAAAACTCGCCGAGGCAAAGGGTGCATGGATTATTCAAGACGCTAAAGAACTCGAAAAAGCTCTCGAAAAAATACTCACCAACGAAGAAATGAGAATGACGGCTTCAAAAAACATCAGGCAAGCCGCCCTTTCGATGCTCATTTCAAAAGAAGAGATTTACGAGAGCATTGAAAAGATGATCCCGGGCTTTTCATGTTGA
- a CDS encoding holo-ACP synthase, which translates to MMINGIGIDIVEKKRISDILGIYGDRFAKKILCEDELVEFSKRKNDLDWIAGRFSAKEAASKALGTGMSQGIWFKDFCVKSSCGKPVLVLKKRAKKKAGKGKIHISISHERQHAVALAVFEKG; encoded by the coding sequence CTGATGATAAATGGAATTGGCATAGACATAGTAGAAAAGAAAAGAATTTCGGATATTCTCGGAATATACGGCGACAGATTCGCCAAAAAAATACTCTGCGAAGACGAGTTGGTTGAATTTTCGAAAAGGAAAAATGACCTGGACTGGATAGCAGGAAGATTTTCAGCGAAAGAAGCTGCTTCAAAAGCTTTGGGAACAGGCATGAGCCAAGGAATCTGGTTTAAGGATTTCTGCGTGAAATCATCTTGTGGAAAGCCGGTGCTGGTGTTGAAAAAAAGAGCAAAAAAAAAAGCGGGAAAAGGTAAAATTCACATTTCCATAAGCCACGAAAGACAACACGCTGTCGCGTTAGCTGTATTTGAGAAAGGATAG